From Candidatus Wallbacteria bacterium, the proteins below share one genomic window:
- a CDS encoding undecaprenyl-diphosphate phosphatase, with protein sequence MDNLYLFLLGTIQGLAEFLPISSKSHLLLLQYFLGWPGESPLLLDVTLHFGTLCATIVYFRETVLRLIREFLGFFTAFSATMKSADGKLIQKIILSSIPTAVIGFTLKPVFEANSGSLFFLDCGFLITGLLLIISERMSLRGRVREEVSFLDALLVGCVQGVSVLPGISRSGSTIAYLLVRRYSLETAFKYSFLISMPAVMGAVILEGHHALKAGSFRLSYLFGAAVACISGLFALRFLKFSLKKRKFRWYGYYLLVLCAAIAGYLCLARK encoded by the coding sequence ATGGACAATCTTTACCTTTTTTTGCTGGGCACAATTCAAGGTTTGGCTGAATTCCTGCCGATTTCCTCTAAAAGCCATCTGCTCCTTTTACAGTATTTTTTAGGCTGGCCGGGTGAATCGCCGTTGCTCCTGGACGTCACTCTCCATTTCGGGACCCTCTGTGCGACGATTGTTTATTTCCGTGAGACAGTGCTGCGGCTGATCCGGGAATTTTTGGGTTTTTTCACGGCTTTCAGCGCTACGATGAAATCAGCCGATGGAAAACTGATCCAGAAAATTATCCTCTCCAGTATTCCGACCGCTGTAATCGGATTCACGCTTAAACCGGTTTTCGAGGCCAATTCCGGCAGCCTTTTCTTTCTGGATTGCGGTTTTCTTATCACAGGGCTGCTGCTGATCATTTCCGAGAGGATGTCGCTGCGGGGGAGAGTTCGGGAAGAAGTTAGTTTTCTGGATGCTCTGCTGGTAGGCTGTGTGCAGGGTGTGTCAGTCCTGCCGGGGATTTCACGCTCAGGTTCGACGATCGCATATCTGCTGGTCAGGCGGTATTCCCTCGAGACAGCCTTCAAATATTCATTCCTGATTTCCATGCCTGCCGTAATGGGCGCTGTGATCCTTGAAGGGCATCACGCCCTGAAAGCCGGGTCGTTCAGGCTGTCGTATCTATTTGGAGCAGCGGTAGCATGTATCAGCGGCCTCTTTGCTCTGCGATTTCTAAAGTTTTCACTCAAAAAAAGGAAGTTCCGCTGGTACGGATACTATCTGCTGGTACTATGCGCTGCCATCGCCGGTTACCTGTGCCTGGCCAGGAAATGA
- a CDS encoding ankyrin repeat domain-containing protein, translating to MKYVIGFFLIILVIAIITSIERKVPILTSEQARKALDERGINFSADNFIEKVLKNDLEAVRLLIQAGINPNLSFQGRPLLAIVFDRMDLDMAKILIENKTDKNQMLLFAVTDNNPKLLKFVLGYKADILTESKDKKTLMDLCISRPDSEEVAVMLLEKKCYISDVQESLVTFSELGWTQAAKIMLDRQADVNYVDQKGYTPMVYATLKGQTEMVRFLASNKGNINFQDKNGISILMIASKLGVVDILKFLLSANADVNLKDKKGRTALSVASSDFVREMLKKAGAQQ from the coding sequence ATGAAATATGTAATTGGTTTTTTCTTGATTATCCTGGTCATCGCTATCATCACTTCGATTGAACGTAAGGTGCCGATTCTGACGTCCGAACAGGCCAGAAAAGCCCTGGATGAGCGGGGAATCAATTTCAGCGCAGACAACTTCATCGAAAAAGTGCTCAAGAATGACCTCGAAGCCGTCAGGCTTCTGATCCAGGCAGGCATAAACCCGAATCTCAGTTTCCAGGGCCGCCCCTTGCTTGCGATTGTTTTTGACCGCATGGACTTGGATATGGCTAAAATCCTGATAGAGAATAAAACCGACAAGAATCAAATGCTGCTGTTTGCCGTTACAGACAACAACCCGAAGCTTTTGAAATTCGTGCTTGGCTACAAAGCTGACATCCTCACAGAGAGCAAAGACAAGAAGACCCTGATGGACTTATGCATATCCCGTCCCGACAGTGAAGAGGTGGCGGTGATGCTTCTGGAAAAAAAATGCTATATCTCTGACGTCCAGGAAAGCCTGGTTACTTTTTCTGAACTTGGCTGGACACAGGCCGCCAAAATCATGCTGGACCGTCAGGCAGATGTTAATTATGTGGATCAGAAAGGGTACACACCAATGGTCTATGCCACGCTCAAGGGACAGACGGAAATGGTGAGATTTCTGGCATCCAACAAGGGAAACATCAATTTCCAGGATAAGAACGGCATCAGCATCCTAATGATCGCCAGCAAACTTGGTGTTGTCGATATTCTCAAGTTTCTCCTCTCGGCAAACGCGGATGTGAATCTCAAGGATAAAAAAGGCCGGACTGCACTGAGCGTGGCATCCAGTGACTTTGTCAGGGAAATGCTGAAAAAAGCGGGAGCCCAGCAATAA
- the serC gene encoding phosphoserine transaminase, translated as MAKRVFNFSAGPATLPLPVLEEAQKDMIDWKGKGLSVMEMSHRSKDYESIIKGAESTLIKILNIPDTHKVLFLHGGATLQFAMVPLNLLGENDEADYIVTGEWAKKAYEEAVKVGKKANIAASTENLNFTSLPERKTWKLSDKAAYVHYTSNNTIYGTEFRPLPDFGNKLVVCDMSSDFLSRPVDVSKHGIIYAGAQKNAGPAGVAIVIIRKDLAEKNASKNLPTLLKYKIHVDKESMYNTPPCYSIYICGLVFKWIEALGGLKKMEEINLKKAGLIYDAIDNSKGFYKAYVTSKQDRSLMNINYRLPSTELDDKFIEEAKKAGIIGVKGYRTVGGIRASTYNAMPMEGVQALAKFMSEFCEKNSDRTMENA; from the coding sequence ATGGCCAAGAGAGTGTTCAATTTTTCAGCCGGACCGGCAACCCTTCCACTCCCAGTCCTGGAAGAAGCTCAGAAAGATATGATAGACTGGAAAGGTAAAGGGCTTTCAGTAATGGAGATGTCCCACAGATCAAAGGATTACGAGTCGATCATCAAGGGAGCTGAAAGCACCCTGATCAAGATCCTCAATATCCCTGACACCCACAAGGTGCTCTTTTTACACGGTGGAGCTACGCTCCAGTTCGCCATGGTACCGCTCAATCTTCTCGGAGAGAATGACGAGGCAGATTACATCGTGACCGGCGAGTGGGCCAAGAAAGCATACGAAGAAGCCGTCAAGGTCGGGAAGAAGGCCAATATCGCCGCTTCCACAGAGAATCTTAATTTTACATCCCTGCCTGAGCGCAAGACCTGGAAATTATCCGATAAAGCGGCCTATGTCCACTATACATCCAACAACACCATCTACGGCACTGAGTTCAGGCCGCTTCCCGATTTTGGAAATAAGCTGGTAGTCTGCGACATGAGCTCCGATTTTCTCTCAAGGCCTGTGGATGTAAGCAAGCACGGCATAATTTACGCCGGCGCTCAGAAAAATGCCGGACCCGCAGGTGTGGCCATTGTGATCATCCGGAAGGACCTGGCTGAAAAAAACGCCAGTAAAAATCTGCCTACGCTTCTAAAATACAAGATCCATGTGGATAAGGAATCCATGTACAATACACCTCCCTGTTACTCTATCTATATCTGCGGCCTGGTATTCAAATGGATCGAAGCGCTTGGCGGCTTGAAGAAGATGGAAGAGATCAATCTGAAGAAAGCCGGTTTGATCTATGATGCGATCGATAATTCCAAAGGATTTTACAAAGCCTATGTCACCAGCAAGCAGGACCGCTCCCTGATGAACATCAATTACCGGCTGCCGTCCACCGAACTGGACGACAAGTTTATCGAAGAAGCCAAAAAAGCCGGAATCATTGGAGTCAAGGGATACAGGACAGTCGGCGGAATCAGGGCTTCCACTTACAATGCAATGCCGATGGAAGGCGTCCAGGCTCTTGCAAAATTCATGTCCGAGTTCTGCGAGAAGAATTCAGACAGGACGATGGAAAACGCATAA
- a CDS encoding ankyrin repeat domain-containing protein, whose amino-acid sequence MHANRLLLLFLTLSALMLTGCAVVDFFKGLLGMQNDAPQVVQRKIIPKAQTVEVKAEQDPDELAKPLLDAAKKGDIPNIRGLMAKGTSIKLKTKDGYTALMYAAAANQLDTVNFLLDEGAEINEKDGKNGSTALIYATASGHKETVKTLLTRGADSSIANSAGKTALQIALDKKNEEVVRLLDKEGKFWHDEFKGKISYVGQAFLGEKGQEENQNYWRDELFQAKGDGSAPARLTFFNEVSYTELHGPSYSPDGSKLIFSAGQNSQQTDLYVLEFGTEAPKKITDNLLSNSYGGFSPDGKSIVFSAERDQQFNFDVYSADTDGENVTRLTDIMAWDGQPSFTPDGKKILFISIRDTLNKMFLMDIDGKNPVKLTCDTREETECAMSPDGKSVVFTSKVDDASLSEIFMVGSDGTNEVQLTDMKGTDERYPCFSPDGKQVAFVSYNPANAKLKTGSLIIMDLDTKKQTKVTDRVKVEKISWIK is encoded by the coding sequence ATGCATGCGAATAGACTTCTGTTGTTGTTTCTGACGCTTTCAGCTCTGATGCTGACCGGGTGTGCTGTGGTGGATTTTTTCAAAGGTCTGCTGGGTATGCAGAATGACGCGCCCCAGGTTGTCCAAAGAAAAATTATTCCCAAAGCACAAACTGTAGAAGTCAAGGCTGAACAGGATCCGGACGAACTGGCCAAACCCCTGCTCGATGCTGCCAAAAAGGGGGACATTCCAAATATCAGGGGATTGATGGCCAAAGGGACAAGCATCAAACTCAAGACCAAGGACGGCTATACTGCACTGATGTATGCTGCTGCAGCCAATCAGCTGGATACAGTGAACTTCCTGCTGGATGAAGGCGCAGAGATCAATGAGAAAGACGGGAAGAACGGTTCCACTGCTCTGATTTATGCCACAGCTTCCGGCCACAAAGAAACCGTTAAAACCTTACTGACGCGTGGCGCAGACAGCAGCATCGCCAACAGTGCCGGCAAGACAGCCCTCCAGATCGCCCTTGACAAGAAAAATGAAGAAGTAGTGAGGCTGCTGGATAAAGAGGGGAAATTCTGGCATGATGAATTCAAGGGCAAGATTTCCTATGTAGGACAGGCCTTCCTCGGCGAGAAAGGTCAGGAAGAGAATCAGAATTACTGGCGGGATGAACTGTTCCAGGCCAAGGGAGACGGCAGCGCTCCGGCCAGGCTGACTTTTTTCAACGAGGTCTCTTATACCGAACTGCACGGACCCTCCTATTCCCCGGACGGCAGTAAGCTGATCTTCTCCGCAGGCCAGAACAGCCAGCAGACAGACCTGTATGTACTCGAATTCGGCACTGAAGCTCCCAAGAAGATCACTGACAACCTGCTCTCAAACAGTTACGGCGGATTCTCACCGGACGGCAAGAGCATCGTCTTTTCCGCAGAGCGGGACCAGCAGTTCAACTTCGACGTCTATTCAGCCGACACTGATGGGGAAAACGTCACCCGCCTGACAGACATCATGGCCTGGGACGGGCAGCCCAGCTTCACACCTGACGGCAAGAAAATCCTCTTCATCTCCATCCGCGACACCCTCAATAAAATGTTTCTGATGGACATTGACGGCAAGAATCCTGTCAAACTCACCTGCGATACCCGGGAAGAAACCGAATGCGCCATGTCTCCTGACGGCAAGTCCGTTGTTTTCACAAGCAAAGTCGACGATGCGAGTCTTTCAGAAATATTCATGGTCGGCTCAGACGGCACGAACGAAGTACAGCTTACTGACATGAAGGGAACTGATGAACGCTACCCCTGTTTTTCACCGGATGGGAAACAGGTCGCCTTTGTTTCTTATAACCCCGCGAATGCCAAACTCAAGACCGGCAGCCTGATTATCATGGACCTTGACACGAAAAAGCAGACCAAAGTTACGGACAGGGTAAAAGTGGAGAAGATTTCCTGGATTAAATAA
- a CDS encoding leucine-rich repeat domain-containing protein → MEEGVRKYFILLCLVPVLVWAFFKYGDFFGDKKPPPKGVQFSQDIDKPVRAYVRRNENDPVRYYYPIERKELVGIKQMQLPRLLAVTVNGMEAFPDLEKLDLSDNSILDIKNLSTCPVLQELLLDKNKLVDITPLGNISTLKTLTLTQNKITDISGLARLSNEHLKEIPPCLEILKLDDNAVSDLSPIAKLTTLKVLEICNNQVTDITPLAKLVNLQILKLSGNQIRDISAIQQMPKLIWLSLENNKITDITPIARNTALGKSTEIYLQGNPIDIPSQKENFLAIKGRGSKVTFFKK, encoded by the coding sequence TTGGAAGAAGGAGTCAGAAAGTATTTCATTTTACTCTGCCTGGTACCGGTACTTGTCTGGGCCTTCTTCAAATACGGCGATTTTTTCGGAGACAAGAAACCGCCCCCAAAAGGAGTGCAGTTCTCGCAGGACATCGATAAACCTGTCCGGGCTTATGTCCGCAGAAATGAGAATGACCCTGTCCGTTATTATTATCCGATCGAACGCAAGGAACTGGTCGGAATAAAACAAATGCAGCTGCCGAGACTGCTCGCTGTAACTGTAAACGGCATGGAAGCCTTTCCTGACCTTGAAAAGCTTGATCTGTCGGACAACAGCATCCTGGACATCAAAAACCTGTCCACCTGCCCGGTGCTCCAGGAATTGCTGCTGGACAAGAATAAACTCGTAGACATCACTCCCCTGGGTAACATTTCCACACTGAAAACCCTGACTCTCACTCAGAATAAAATCACCGACATCTCGGGCCTAGCCAGGCTTTCCAACGAACATCTGAAAGAAATTCCTCCCTGCCTGGAAATACTCAAACTGGACGACAATGCGGTCAGCGACCTCTCTCCCATTGCCAAGCTCACTACTCTGAAAGTACTGGAAATCTGCAACAATCAGGTTACTGATATCACTCCCCTTGCCAAGCTTGTCAACCTGCAGATACTCAAGCTATCCGGCAATCAGATCCGCGACATCTCTGCGATTCAACAGATGCCGAAACTGATCTGGCTGAGTCTGGAAAACAACAAAATCACGGATATTACGCCGATCGCCAGGAACACTGCTTTAGGTAAGAGCACTGAAATTTATCTGCAGGGGAACCCGATCGACATCCCGAGCCAGAAAGAGAATTTCCTGGCCATTAAAGGACGCGGCAGCAAGGTTACATTCTTCAAGAAATGA
- a CDS encoding DUF3795 domain-containing protein: protein MAEIKKDPTLIAACGLYCGACGSYLKGRCMGCRLNEKAFWCKVRTCCIKLNYKSCANCRKFLDPEQCGLFSNFFSKLIAMFTGSSRSSCIKRIREVGAEKYAEEMASSGRMSLPKQKK, encoded by the coding sequence ATGGCAGAAATCAAGAAAGACCCCACTCTGATCGCAGCCTGCGGTCTTTACTGTGGCGCTTGCGGTTCATATCTGAAAGGACGCTGCATGGGCTGCCGTCTCAACGAAAAGGCTTTCTGGTGCAAGGTGCGCACATGCTGCATCAAGCTGAATTACAAATCCTGCGCCAATTGCCGGAAATTCCTCGATCCCGAGCAATGCGGCCTTTTCAGCAATTTCTTTTCCAAGCTGATTGCCATGTTCACAGGCTCCAGCCGCAGCAGCTGCATCAAACGCATCCGCGAAGTTGGAGCGGAAAAGTACGCTGAGGAAATGGCCAGCTCAGGCCGGATGTCGCTGCCAAAGCAGAAAAAATAG